The following proteins are co-located in the Flavobacterium sp. CECT 9288 genome:
- a CDS encoding sensor histidine kinase: MKTNSIEKISKRKYTFWIIQIVIWTIVLGFIFIPPMLDLKRNVLRYEKWQLVLDYVSYTVAILVVTYSVRFFFNKYIDFESFTRRDLFKIILVFVMSIGIYYSFIMGYNYLMLTYVYKRPEVLNHPSQSLLANIVFIILFSILFFLWIISYTVVKTILLLKDNKMNRLELESTLKESQINALKGQINPHFMFNSLNNIRGLILENPMKSREMITRLSEMLRYSLTKSEINTIALEEEIEMVENFIAISKIQLEDRLQFISEIEEETLKLPIPPMIIQMLIENAIKHGISQLKNGGILLLKIKKENTNLHIQVKNTGNLSQQTGTTQLGLKNIQRRLQLIYGENATFSLNEIENEVVAKITLPIS; the protein is encoded by the coding sequence ATGAAAACGAATTCAATAGAAAAAATATCAAAAAGAAAATATACGTTTTGGATCATTCAAATTGTGATCTGGACCATTGTACTAGGCTTTATATTTATACCTCCAATGTTAGACCTTAAAAGAAATGTTTTAAGATATGAAAAATGGCAATTGGTTTTAGATTATGTATCTTATACTGTTGCTATCCTTGTTGTGACCTATTCTGTACGGTTCTTTTTTAATAAGTATATTGATTTTGAAAGTTTTACGAGAAGAGATCTTTTTAAAATTATTCTAGTGTTTGTGATGTCAATCGGTATCTATTATTCATTTATAATGGGGTATAACTATTTGATGCTTACATATGTGTATAAAAGGCCAGAAGTTTTAAATCACCCTAGCCAAAGTTTATTGGCAAATATTGTATTTATCATTTTGTTTTCTATTTTGTTTTTTTTGTGGATAATTTCATATACTGTTGTTAAAACAATCTTATTATTAAAAGACAATAAAATGAATCGGTTAGAGCTAGAGTCTACACTTAAAGAGTCACAGATTAACGCTTTAAAAGGACAAATTAACCCGCATTTTATGTTTAACAGTCTAAACAATATCCGCGGTTTGATTCTGGAAAACCCAATGAAATCAAGGGAAATGATCACGCGATTGTCTGAAATGCTGCGGTATTCTTTGACAAAAAGTGAAATCAACACCATTGCACTTGAGGAAGAAATTGAAATGGTTGAAAATTTTATCGCCATTTCAAAAATTCAATTGGAAGATCGATTGCAATTTATTTCAGAAATAGAAGAAGAGACTTTAAAATTGCCTATTCCGCCTATGATTATTCAAATGTTGATTGAAAATGCTATAAAACATGGAATTTCGCAACTAAAAAACGGCGGTATTTTATTGTTGAAAATCAAAAAAGAAAATACCAATTTACATATTCAAGTTAAGAATACAGGGAATTTGTCTCAACAAACAGGAACTACACAATTAGGTCTTAAAAATATTCAAAGAAGATTGCAATTGATTTACGGCGAAAACGCGACTTTTTCACTCAATGAAATTGAAAATGAAGTCGTTGCCAAAATAACACTACCTATTTCTTAG
- a CDS encoding S9 family peptidase: protein MKKNIIVLALAIMGLSNANAQTAQPEAKRPGDISLPSSKGDLEKLASFDNGNYKYAVEDFFAKAKARTFRLSPDGLRMSYFQKMDNGKTNVYVKEIKTGKVSLVIEEKEELIKTYFWLNNERLIYAMDKGGNENIHVYSAGIDGSTSIDLTPFDGVQAEINTVLKNQRDFIIVTMNKENKQVKEPYKINIKTGAIERLYANTDLKNPILVYNFDKDGNLIGFTRLVNGINMQYYYRPAGASDFKLLKEFESTETFSVVSLNYQTPNPDDAYVLSNLESDKTQIVLYDLKQNKMIKEIYSNPTFDSNYLVLSEKRNFEVDYVGFNGEKNTIIPISKPFKKIYDNIQKEFKDAQFSIVSQSDDEEKMLIIVSSDKFYGKYYQYDSKLNKLTYMFDLMPKLEQKDMAVMQPISFKSRDGILIYGYITLPKEALEGKKVPLIVNPHGGPQTVRDSWGFSQEAQLFASRGYATLQVNFRISGGFGKEFAKAGYGQIGRKVMDDIEDGVQYVLSQGWINKDKIAIYGASHGGYATLMGLVKTPDLYACGVDYVGISNIETFFSSFPEYWKPYTEATKKIWYDLDNPAQAKIAKEVSPFYQVDKIKKPLFVVQGANDPRVTIVESDQIVTALRKKGFEVPYMVKYNEGHGFLREENQIELYKSMLGFFAQHLK, encoded by the coding sequence ATGAAAAAAAATATCATTGTACTTGCACTAGCAATAATGGGATTGTCAAATGCCAATGCACAAACAGCTCAACCTGAAGCAAAAAGACCTGGCGATATTTCGCTGCCTTCGTCGAAAGGAGATCTAGAAAAATTAGCCTCTTTTGATAACGGAAATTACAAATATGCTGTTGAAGATTTCTTTGCAAAAGCAAAAGCAAGAACATTTAGATTATCACCTGACGGATTACGCATGTCTTATTTTCAAAAAATGGATAACGGCAAAACCAATGTATACGTAAAGGAGATTAAAACAGGCAAAGTTTCGCTAGTAATAGAGGAAAAAGAAGAACTCATCAAAACGTATTTTTGGTTGAATAATGAGCGATTAATTTATGCCATGGATAAAGGAGGAAATGAAAACATACATGTTTATTCTGCTGGTATTGATGGTTCTACTTCAATTGATTTGACGCCTTTTGACGGTGTACAGGCAGAAATTAATACGGTACTAAAAAATCAAAGGGATTTTATTATCGTTACTATGAATAAGGAAAACAAGCAAGTTAAGGAGCCTTATAAAATCAATATCAAAACTGGAGCGATAGAAAGATTATATGCCAATACGGACCTTAAAAACCCAATACTGGTCTATAATTTTGATAAAGATGGCAATCTAATAGGCTTTACAAGACTGGTTAACGGGATTAACATGCAGTACTACTACAGGCCTGCAGGCGCAAGCGATTTTAAATTGTTAAAAGAATTTGAATCAACAGAAACTTTCAGTGTTGTTTCTTTAAATTACCAAACTCCCAATCCAGATGATGCTTATGTATTATCAAATTTAGAATCTGATAAAACACAAATTGTTTTGTATGATTTGAAGCAAAATAAAATGATTAAGGAAATTTATTCTAACCCGACCTTTGACTCCAATTATTTGGTGCTCTCTGAAAAAAGAAATTTTGAAGTGGACTACGTTGGTTTTAACGGAGAAAAAAACACCATCATCCCAATAAGTAAACCTTTTAAAAAGATATATGACAACATACAAAAGGAATTTAAAGATGCGCAATTTTCAATTGTTTCACAAAGTGACGATGAAGAAAAAATGTTGATCATTGTTTCTAGTGATAAATTTTACGGGAAATATTATCAGTACGATTCAAAGTTAAATAAATTAACATATATGTTCGATTTGATGCCAAAACTAGAACAAAAAGATATGGCTGTTATGCAACCGATTTCGTTTAAAAGTCGTGATGGAATTTTAATTTATGGCTACATCACCTTGCCGAAAGAGGCTTTAGAAGGAAAAAAGGTGCCTTTAATTGTTAATCCGCACGGTGGTCCACAAACGGTAAGAGACAGTTGGGGATTTAGTCAAGAAGCACAATTGTTTGCGAGTCGAGGCTATGCAACGCTGCAGGTAAACTTTAGAATTTCGGGAGGATTCGGAAAAGAATTTGCGAAAGCAGGATATGGTCAAATTGGTCGTAAAGTGATGGATGATATTGAAGATGGAGTGCAGTATGTATTGTCACAAGGATGGATAAACAAAGATAAGATTGCTATTTATGGTGCAAGTCACGGAGGATATGCTACTTTGATGGGATTAGTAAAAACACCTGATTTATATGCGTGTGGAGTGGATTATGTAGGAATTTCAAACATTGAAACTTTTTTTAGTTCTTTTCCTGAATATTGGAAACCTTATACAGAAGCGACAAAGAAAATTTGGTATGATTTAGACAATCCTGCACAGGCTAAAATTGCCAAAGAGGTATCACCTTTTTATCAAGTCGATAAAATCAAAAAGCCTTTGTTTGTGGTTCAAGGTGCAAATGATCCAAGGGTTACTATAGTAGAATCAGATCAAATTGTGACTGCTTTGCGCAAAAAAGGATTTGAAGTTCCTTATATGGTAAAATACAACGAAGGACATGGTTTTCTTAGAGAAGAAAATCAAATTGAGCTCTATAAATCAATGCTTGGTTTTTTTGCACAACACTTGAAGTAG
- a CDS encoding DUF3395 domain-containing protein codes for MKTEISKKGLVILKAVFGFIIGFLLVYLMKLIMA; via the coding sequence ATGAAAACAGAAATTTCAAAAAAAGGGTTAGTTATTTTAAAAGCAGTTTTTGGTTTTATAATAGGTTTTTTACTAGTTTACTTAATGAAATTAATAATGGCTTAA
- a CDS encoding N-acetyltransferase, whose translation MIHFKPIDKQDVNTVSALMVNFYAIDGYPIAIETTKELLDQFIDNPQLGKAWLIYWQEQVVGYIILTFVFSFEYQGKIAFLDELFVTETARGKGIGSKAINFVKAESHKLSLKLIYLEVEPHNTKAQKLYLASGFEIHNRKLMRLKTD comes from the coding sequence ATGATTCACTTTAAACCAATAGATAAACAAGATGTAAATACTGTCAGTGCTTTGATGGTCAATTTCTACGCCATTGACGGTTATCCTATTGCTATTGAAACGACCAAAGAATTATTAGATCAATTTATAGACAATCCACAGTTAGGAAAAGCTTGGTTGATCTATTGGCAAGAGCAAGTGGTAGGTTACATAATTCTAACTTTTGTGTTTAGTTTTGAGTACCAAGGAAAAATTGCTTTTTTAGATGAATTATTCGTAACAGAAACAGCTCGAGGCAAAGGCATTGGCAGCAAAGCCATAAATTTTGTAAAAGCCGAAAGCCATAAATTATCGTTAAAACTGATCTATCTTGAGGTAGAACCACACAATACAAAAGCACAAAAATTGTATCTTGCCAGCGGTTTCGAAATACATAATCGAAAATTAATGCGTCTTAAAACCGATTGA
- a CDS encoding DUF1508 domain-containing protein, translating into MGAFVISKRYNEEYKFVFTSRKGKVVFTSLSYELKFECEEAIEQFKIKSDTADFLKFKSTSGKFYFKLMLEGSHFATSRKYTTSLRLQKGIDEIVRYASVSETLDFTSNDLIFLED; encoded by the coding sequence ATGGGTGCTTTTGTAATTAGTAAGCGGTATAATGAGGAGTATAAATTTGTTTTTACTTCTAGAAAAGGGAAGGTAGTTTTTACAAGTTTGAGTTATGAGTTGAAGTTTGAATGTGAGGAAGCCATTGAGCAATTTAAAATTAAAAGTGATACTGCTGATTTTTTAAAGTTCAAATCTACGTCAGGTAAATTTTATTTTAAGCTCATGCTTGAGGGGAGTCATTTTGCAACAAGTAGAAAGTATACCACGTCCTTGCGTCTTCAGAAAGGTATTGATGAAATTGTACGCTACGCATCGGTATCTGAGACGTTAGATTTTACGTCGAATGATTTGATATTTTTAGAAGATTAA
- a CDS encoding GIY-YIG nuclease family protein yields MFGAFFIIYFKSMYFIYILYSQKLDRYYVGTTDDVDKRLVEHNSGLYSNSFTSKGIPWDLRLCFECDSSTTAYDLERFLKRMKSRVFLEKVIVDPGILSDIQNKL; encoded by the coding sequence ATGTTTGGAGCTTTTTTTATTATATATTTTAAATCAATGTATTTCATTTATATACTTTATTCTCAAAAATTAGATAGGTATTATGTTGGAACGACCGATGATGTTGATAAAAGATTAGTTGAACATAATTCTGGGTTGTACAGTAATTCATTTACTAGCAAGGGAATTCCTTGGGATTTAAGATTATGTTTTGAATGTGACTCAAGTACAACAGCATATGATTTGGAGCGTTTTTTGAAAAGAATGAAATCTAGGGTTTTTTTGGAGAAAGTGATTGTTGATCCAGGTATTTTATCAGATATTCAAAATAAATTATAA
- the mutS gene encoding DNA mismatch repair protein MutS produces the protein MASKDKIVKETPLMKQYNEIKRKYPDACLLFRVGDFYETFGEDAVRASKILGIVLTKRGAGSEGETALAGFPHHSLNTYLPKLVKAGLRVAICDQLEDPKMTKTIVKRGVTELVTPGVSMNDEVLQSKTNNFLAAIYFANKIIGISFLDVSTGEFLTAQGNAEYIDKLLQNFSPSEVLIPKNKKGEFKEAFGEDFHNFYLEDWVFKEDYAFETLTKHFQTVSLKGFGIEDLNEGIIASGAILYYLSETQHNKVQHITSIQRIAEDAYVWMDRFTIRNLELYHSYNPNAVTLLDVIDKTLSPMGGRLLKRWLALPLKDSHKIKGRHQVVSYLKENQSVLKNIQNQIKQISDLERLISKIAAGKVSPREVIYLKESLDAIIPIKTLALQSQQEAVKVIGDSLHSCDLLREKIKSVLNQDAPVAIAKGNAIAPGVHAELDELRAISTSGKEFLEGIEKRESQATGISSLKISFNNVFGYYIEVRNMHKDKVPTEWIRKQTLVNAERYITEELKEYETKILGAEEKIHKIEVELFEQLVSWIATYIKPVQMNANLIAQLDCLCSFTQLAVENKYVCPELDDSFELDIKNGRHPVIEKQLPVGTPYIANDVFLDRETQQLIMITGPNMSGKSAILRQTALIVLLAQMGSFVPAESLRMGIVDKIFTRVGASDNISMGESTFMVEMNETASILNNISDRSLVLLDEIGRGTSTYDGISIAWAIAEFLHEHPSQPKTLFATHYHELNEMSESLTRIQNYNVAVKELKDNVLFIRKLVKGGSAHSFGIHVAKMAGMPQIVILKAQKLLKKLERNHSSDALNGTKTSKQGSILKGEPEEPMQMSFFNLDDPLLEEIKEEIISLDINTITPMEALMKLNEIKRMLSRK, from the coding sequence GTGGCGTCAAAAGATAAAATAGTCAAGGAAACACCATTGATGAAACAATACAACGAGATAAAAAGAAAGTACCCTGATGCTTGCTTGCTATTTCGTGTTGGTGATTTTTATGAAACCTTTGGCGAAGATGCGGTTCGAGCCTCAAAAATTCTTGGAATTGTTTTAACCAAGCGTGGCGCAGGCTCCGAAGGAGAAACTGCCTTGGCAGGTTTTCCGCATCATTCCTTGAATACCTATTTGCCTAAGCTTGTCAAAGCAGGTTTGCGTGTAGCAATTTGCGATCAGCTCGAAGATCCCAAAATGACCAAAACCATTGTAAAACGAGGTGTTACGGAACTCGTTACTCCAGGGGTTTCAATGAACGATGAGGTTTTGCAATCTAAAACAAATAATTTTCTTGCGGCAATTTATTTTGCCAATAAAATCATAGGAATCTCCTTTCTAGATGTTTCAACAGGAGAGTTTTTAACCGCTCAAGGCAACGCCGAATATATAGATAAGTTGCTTCAAAATTTTAGTCCAAGTGAAGTTTTGATTCCAAAAAATAAAAAAGGGGAATTTAAAGAAGCTTTTGGAGAAGACTTTCATAATTTTTATCTGGAAGATTGGGTTTTCAAGGAAGATTATGCCTTTGAAACGCTTACAAAACATTTTCAAACCGTTTCTTTAAAAGGTTTTGGTATTGAAGATTTGAACGAAGGTATCATTGCATCTGGAGCCATATTGTATTATTTGTCCGAAACGCAACACAATAAGGTGCAACACATAACTTCCATACAGCGTATTGCTGAGGATGCTTATGTATGGATGGATCGCTTTACCATTCGCAACTTAGAGCTTTACCATAGTTATAATCCTAATGCGGTCACCTTGCTTGATGTGATTGATAAAACGCTTTCGCCAATGGGTGGAAGACTACTAAAAAGATGGTTAGCTTTACCTTTAAAAGACAGTCATAAAATAAAAGGCAGGCATCAAGTGGTGTCTTATCTAAAAGAGAATCAGAGTGTTTTAAAAAACATTCAAAATCAAATCAAACAAATATCCGACTTAGAACGATTGATTTCTAAAATTGCTGCTGGCAAAGTTTCGCCACGCGAAGTGATTTACTTGAAAGAATCTTTAGATGCCATAATTCCCATAAAAACACTTGCTTTACAAAGTCAGCAAGAAGCAGTAAAAGTAATAGGGGATAGCTTGCATAGTTGCGATTTGCTTCGCGAAAAAATTAAATCCGTTTTAAATCAAGATGCTCCTGTGGCTATAGCCAAAGGAAATGCTATTGCGCCAGGAGTTCACGCTGAGCTAGACGAGTTGAGAGCCATTTCAACTTCAGGTAAGGAATTTTTAGAGGGTATTGAAAAACGCGAATCACAAGCAACGGGGATTTCATCGTTGAAAATCTCATTCAATAATGTTTTTGGCTACTATATTGAAGTTCGTAATATGCACAAAGATAAAGTACCTACCGAATGGATCAGGAAACAAACACTAGTCAATGCAGAACGGTATATTACGGAAGAATTAAAAGAATACGAAACAAAAATCTTAGGCGCCGAGGAAAAAATTCATAAAATAGAAGTCGAATTATTTGAGCAATTAGTGAGTTGGATTGCAACGTACATCAAACCAGTTCAAATGAACGCTAATTTAATCGCACAACTAGATTGCTTGTGCTCTTTTACTCAGTTAGCTGTTGAGAATAAGTATGTTTGTCCTGAACTTGATGATAGTTTTGAATTGGATATTAAAAACGGAAGGCATCCTGTGATAGAAAAACAATTGCCTGTAGGTACGCCTTATATTGCAAATGATGTTTTTTTGGATCGAGAGACACAGCAATTAATAATGATCACAGGGCCTAACATGTCTGGTAAATCAGCAATATTAAGACAAACCGCCTTAATTGTACTTTTGGCGCAAATGGGAAGTTTTGTCCCTGCCGAAAGTTTACGAATGGGAATTGTAGATAAAATATTTACAAGAGTAGGGGCAAGCGATAATATTTCTATGGGTGAGTCTACTTTTATGGTTGAAATGAATGAAACGGCATCTATCTTGAATAATATTTCAGATCGAAGTTTAGTTCTATTAGATGAAATTGGTCGAGGAACCAGCACCTATGATGGAATTTCGATTGCTTGGGCCATAGCCGAATTTTTACACGAACACCCATCTCAGCCCAAAACTTTGTTTGCTACGCATTACCATGAGTTGAATGAAATGAGTGAGTCATTAACACGCATACAAAATTACAATGTGGCTGTCAAAGAATTAAAAGACAATGTTCTTTTTATTCGAAAATTAGTAAAAGGAGGAAGTGCACACAGTTTTGGGATCCATGTAGCCAAAATGGCTGGAATGCCTCAAATAGTGATTTTAAAAGCCCAAAAACTACTCAAGAAATTAGAGCGTAACCATTCTAGTGATGCCTTAAACGGCACTAAAACCTCAAAGCAGGGGTCAATACTAAAAGGAGAACCAGAAGAGCCAATGCAAATGAGTTTCTTTAACCTTGACGATCCTTTACTCGAAGAAATAAAAGAGGAGATCATTAGTCTTGATATTAATACCATAACGCCTATGGAGGCGTTAATGAAACTCAATGAAATTAAAAGAATGTTGAGTAGAAAATAA
- a CDS encoding DUF1573 domain-containing protein, producing the protein MKKIIALAMLVTFGITGMNAQETTKKLKPVKAKIAATKVNGAGMVFVTETIDYGTVAHNSDGRREFVFTNNGNKPLIITNAQGSCGCTVPSYPKEPIAPGAKGVIGVKYDTSRGGQPFTKTITLTSNAVVPTKTLTIKGNVLAAETSKS; encoded by the coding sequence ATGAAAAAAATAATTGCTTTAGCTATGCTAGTTACCTTTGGGATAACAGGTATGAACGCACAAGAAACTACAAAAAAACTAAAACCAGTAAAAGCTAAAATTGCTGCTACAAAAGTAAATGGAGCTGGAATGGTTTTTGTAACAGAAACTATTGATTACGGTACTGTTGCTCACAACTCTGATGGAAGAAGAGAATTTGTATTTACAAACAACGGAAACAAACCATTGATCATTACAAATGCTCAAGGATCATGTGGTTGTACTGTACCTAGTTATCCTAAAGAGCCTATTGCTCCTGGAGCAAAAGGAGTTATTGGAGTGAAATATGATACTTCAAGAGGAGGACAGCCGTTTACAAAAACAATCACGTTAACATCAAACGCAGTTGTTCCTACTAAAACGCTTACTATCAAAGGAAATGTTTTAGCAGCTGAAACATCAAAAAGCTAA
- a CDS encoding RNA methyltransferase codes for MRKLENSELERKSIETFKKSTKTPLILVLDDIRSLHNIGSVFRTADAFLIEKIYLCGITATPPNKEIHKTALGATDTVAWEHYDSVLEVIEKLNNENVITLAIEQVEHAAFLQNFEVEKDKKYALVFGNEVHGVSQEAVALCTGCIEIPQLGTKHSLNISVSAGIVVWDLFKQYQY; via the coding sequence ATGAGAAAGTTAGAAAACAGTGAACTCGAACGTAAATCAATTGAAACCTTTAAAAAATCTACAAAAACACCCCTGATACTGGTTTTAGATGATATTAGAAGTTTGCACAATATCGGATCTGTGTTTCGTACCGCGGATGCTTTTTTAATTGAAAAAATATATCTGTGCGGCATTACAGCCACTCCTCCTAACAAAGAAATTCATAAAACAGCACTAGGCGCTACAGACACTGTTGCTTGGGAACATTACGATAGCGTCTTGGAAGTTATAGAGAAATTAAACAATGAAAATGTGATTACTCTAGCTATTGAACAAGTAGAGCATGCTGCTTTTCTTCAAAATTTTGAAGTTGAAAAAGATAAAAAATACGCTTTAGTCTTTGGTAACGAAGTTCATGGCGTCTCTCAAGAAGCGGTGGCATTATGTACTGGTTGTATTGAAATCCCTCAGCTTGGGACTAAGCATTCCTTAAACATATCTGTGAGTGCTGGCATCGTTGTTTGGGATTTATTTAAACAGTACCAGTATTGA
- the folK gene encoding 2-amino-4-hydroxy-6-hydroxymethyldihydropteridine diphosphokinase: MKSQHQVILSIGSNQGNRKENILQCLHLIHQEVGTIIKTSKLYESPAWGFESEAFYNCAVLIHTYQAAHKVLNQVLKIEKRLGRVPNLSTEYQSRVIDIDIVAFDDDVIATEKLQVPHPLMQNRNFVLVPVLDLNLDWKHPLLHKNVSELLACTPDTSACVYVQDLDEPLRNIPLERYNYVAFEGNIGAGKTTLASKIAEDFNAKTVLERFADNPFLPKFYKDQNRYAFPLEMSFLADRYQQLSDDLAQFDLFKDFLVADYHIFKSLIFAKITLAEDEYRLYRNLFDIIYKEMPKPDLYVYLYQNSERLLQNIKKRGRSYEQKIPADYLDKINSGYLDYIKSQTDLNVLIIDVSDRDFVKNQEDYLFILNEIQKKINTGTV, encoded by the coding sequence ATGAAATCACAACATCAAGTCATATTATCCATAGGAAGTAATCAAGGAAATCGCAAGGAAAACATCCTTCAATGCCTGCACTTAATACATCAAGAGGTTGGTACAATTATCAAAACTTCTAAGTTATATGAATCACCCGCTTGGGGTTTTGAGAGTGAAGCCTTTTATAATTGTGCTGTACTAATTCACACGTATCAAGCGGCGCATAAAGTTTTGAATCAGGTTTTAAAAATTGAAAAACGTTTGGGACGTGTTCCTAATCTATCAACTGAATACCAATCTAGAGTAATTGATATTGATATTGTTGCTTTTGATGATGATGTTATTGCTACTGAAAAACTACAGGTGCCACATCCTTTAATGCAAAACAGGAATTTTGTTTTGGTTCCCGTTTTGGATCTGAATCTAGATTGGAAACACCCTCTTTTACATAAAAATGTTTCGGAGTTGTTGGCATGTACTCCAGACACAAGCGCTTGTGTATACGTACAAGATCTTGATGAACCGTTGCGTAACATTCCGCTAGAACGCTATAATTATGTAGCTTTTGAAGGGAATATTGGGGCTGGAAAAACAACCTTAGCATCAAAAATAGCAGAGGATTTTAATGCTAAAACAGTTTTAGAGCGATTTGCCGATAATCCTTTTTTACCAAAATTTTATAAAGATCAAAACCGTTATGCCTTTCCACTAGAGATGTCTTTCCTTGCCGATAGGTATCAGCAATTATCAGATGACTTGGCACAATTTGATTTGTTTAAAGATTTTTTAGTTGCTGATTATCATATTTTTAAATCGTTGATTTTTGCTAAGATTACACTCGCTGAAGATGAATACCGCTTGTATCGTAACTTGTTTGATATCATTTACAAAGAAATGCCTAAGCCAGATTTATACGTTTATTTATATCAAAATTCAGAACGCCTGTTGCAGAACATCAAGAAAAGAGGACGCAGTTATGAGCAAAAAATCCCTGCCGATTATTTAGATAAAATAAATAGTGGCTATTTAGATTACATTAAATCTCAAACGGATCTCAATGTGTTGATTATTGATGTGTCTGATAGAGATTTTGTTAAAAATCAAGAAGACTACTTGTTTATCCTGAACGAAATTCAAAAGAAGATCAATACTGGTACTGTTTAA